A segment of the Myxosarcina sp. GI1 genome:
TTGCCGTGCGTATGGCTCGTTCGTTCCAAAATAAAGCCCGTGAATAATCGCTGTTTTCTTCATAGTATGTTGCTAAAGCTCCCAAGGCAAAAGAATGGACTCTATGAGAGAGCTTTTCCGATAGCTTGATGGCGGTGGTTAAATTGGCTAAGGGCTGATGAAGAGATGATAGTTCGATTAACAAATAAATTTTTTGCGCCGAGTCGGGAAGAGAGCGTAAAATACTTTCGGCTCGTAGCAGCAAGACAAATCGATTGGGGCTATTTTCGTTCAATTTGACTAGCTGGATTATAGCTCGAACAGATTCCAAGGATTGGCTGTCATACTGAATTCCCACTGCTTCCCTGGCAGCTTTAATTGCTAGGAATCGATTGTGTCGAGCGCGATTGGCAAATTTGTCAGCTTCAATATATTCTTCTCTTGCGGCGACCGAGGCTTTTTGTCGATAAAAATCGGCTCGCATCTGGTAAATCTTACTGAGGGCATTAAGAACAGATATTGCCAGAGGCGATTCTTCGCTATTTTGAATTGCCAAACTCTTCTGGTAGGCAGCAATCGCCCGCTCGTAATTTCTTTGGATGGTAAAAGTATCACCCAAAGTTAAAAATGCTACCGCCTTTAAAAACGAGGTTCGATCGAGATTGTTGGAAACGGAATTTCGCTCGATCAGCGAGATCGCCTCTTTAATCTTAGTTTCAGCTAATTGAGGTAGACCAAAATCATTATAGGCGCGAGCGAGATCGAGCGTTAAAGCTGCTAGATGAATTGAAGCTTCGTCGCGATACATTTCAATAGACTCTTTCCAGTAGCGAATAGCGGCGGCAGAATTGCCTAAAAGAAGTTCTACAGATGCCATATTTTCAAGTGTTGAGGCAAGCTGCTCTTTCTCTATCTCAGGCTGGCGTTTATTAATAGTTATAGCTTCGTTCCATTTTGCCAAAGCTCTATTGTAATTTCCCGAATCGTAATCTTGCTTTGCTTCTTCTAAAAGTATTTCGCTAGCTACTGGCAATTGTTTTTCTACTGCTGCTATGGTATCTTTGGGATTTAAAAGTAGAATGGCGAAAACAAATAGCGTGTGCCTGACGCGATTGATAATAGCATTTGTATGATTTTGCCAGTTCATAGACTTAGATTTGGCTGGAGATTAATTTTTTGTTTAATTCAATAAAACTAATAAAGGTTGGCTGTACGGCACTAATCGCCTGGTTTCTTTTGGATTTAAGTTTAGTCGGTGCAAGTGAGAAAAACTACAAACCATCAGAAAGTAGAAGTCAAGACCGCAGCGAATCTCGCCGAGCGGGAGGAGCGCGAGGCGGTTGCAACGCGCTCTTACCGACACTCGATCATACAGTAATTTTACTGGTTCCACAAGAACCTCTTGCTAGCACTCTAAAATCCCATCCTACTTTTTTTTGGTATGTCGCGGAAGAGGTGAATTTGCCACTGCGTTTTACTCTATTGGAGTTAGGAGAAAAACCAATAATCGTCAAAAATATAAGCCGTCCAATTTCGGGCATAAATGCTTTTAAGCTGCCCACTAGCATTCCTCCGTTAAAGAAAGGTAAGACCTATCGTTGGACGGTAACTATAGTTTGTAGCGATTTAATTCCTTCTAAAAATTTGTACGCTAAAGCTTGGTTAAAACGAGTGTCTGGTATTAATGCCAGCGAGATCTCTGAATACGCTTTCGGAGAAGTTTGGTACGACGAACTATCGACAAGCTATGAAAACGGCGATCGCCAAACTTTCAATCGACTATTAGAAGAAGTTAATTTAAGCGAATTGAACTATAATTTGAAAGTAAATTTTATAAATGTATCTCAATAGATTGATACTCTAATTGGCTAAAAGTGCATTAATGTTTATGAAGTTATACCAAGAACTCGCTGAAACGTCATGTTATTTATTAAGTTAAATTTGTGACAAGGTTCTATCCTCCTCTAACAGCTATAGCGATTGGTTTTGTTATCTCCATTTTTTCTGGTGCGGGCAGTGTCCTACAAGGTTTAGAGCATCAGCTTTACGATAGTTTTCTAAAATTGAAGCCATCGACCAATTCTTCCGAACCCTCGGTAATTATTGTTGCCATGACCGAGACGGATATCGCACGGTATGGCTTCCCTTTGGAGGATATAACTCTAGCCAAAACTCTCAAAGAAATCAAGCGACAAAATCCTAGTGCTATCGGGCTGGATCTGCACCGCAACGATAGTGTCGGACATGGTAAAACTCAATTAGAGCGAATTTATCAAACTACAAAAAACTTAATTGGGATAGAAAAAACTGACGGTGGAAATCCAGAAAATATTTCCATATCGGCTCCTCCAGTTTTGAAAAAAGATAGGAGAACGGGAGCAAGCCAACTAATTGAAGATAGTCTCAACGGTATGATTCGTCGGGGATACCTGTATGTCAATAGTTCTAAAGAGAAAGAACCGCTACCCAGCCTGGGATTGGCAGTAGCTTACCAGCACCTACAAAGATCGGGAATCTATCCTGAAGGATACGGTTCTCAAAATTCTCTCAAGCTAGGCGAGGTAGTATTTCCAAAAATTACTATAGATTATTTAGATGAAAAGCGTTGTTTGGCAGAATCCGACAGAGATTTGCCAGATTTACTATCCCTACTGCTTCACCAAGCAAGCTGCATTTCTCTCAATCATTTATATAGAGCCGAGCAAATAGACGGCGACCAAATTTTGATAAACTTTCCCGCTGCCGTTCCTCTAATCCAAAAGATCGCGATTTCTAAAGTGCTAGAAGGAGATATCAAGCCAAATTTGTTCGAGAATCGGATGGTTTTTATCGGCTCTATCGCCGAAACCGTTGGCGATTATTTTCTTTCCCCCGTCGAATTAGCAAATGATTTCCCTGGAAACTACGGAGTAGAAATTCATGCCGCAATCGCCGCCCAAATTGTTAATGCCGTCGCACAGACAAGAATGAACGTCAGACTATCTTCAGCTTGGGAACAAAATACTTATATACTACTATCATTATTAATAGTTTCTGCTGTAGGATGGTACGCACTTGATAGGCAAATCTTTAAGCAAAAAAAACACACATTCGTTTTTTTGCTCGTTTTCGCGTATAGCTCTATTTTTATCCTCAGCAGTGGTTTCTTGGCAATTATGTTAGGTTGGTGGTTTCCTACTGCAACTAATCTCGTCACTTGTTTACTAAGTTTGAGTATTGTTTATGTTTTTTCTTTAAGAAAATCTCTTAATGAAGAGAGAAAAAGAAGAAAAGCATTACAGGAGATCGTTCTCACACAGCAGCGTTCTAAGGTGTTTAGCTCTCTCTCTTTTCAAGTTGCTCATACAGTAAGAAACAAAATTAATAGTATTTCTGGCTGCACGTATAATTCAATATTAGCTGTCCGAGAGCTTGGCGAGCTACTGGATGAATATATAAATCTGTTTTTAGAAGAAGAAGAAAGAGAAGAAATCAAAAGTTCTTTGGAATATTTAACTGAAAAATTAAGAACAATAGACGAAAATAATTTGATAATAGCTAATGAAATCAAGAAATTATACAAGGAAAGAAATGACCTTAAAAAAGTTTTAGAAAGTAATAGTAGTAATAAGTTAAGCAATTATTTCAGTTTTCAAGTTGTTGACTCTATTAACCGCGTTTTAGAAAACATTAAAAGCAAATATAATCTGCAAGAAACAAATAGACGTATCGATACTATTAAAAATTATAATAAGGCAGATTTACAGGGAGTGACAATACCTATAGAAATAGAGAACGCTATTGAAAACATAGTAGATAACGCTTTTTAC
Coding sequences within it:
- a CDS encoding DUF928 domain-containing protein produces the protein MFNSIKLIKVGCTALIAWFLLDLSLVGASEKNYKPSESRSQDRSESRRAGGARGGCNALLPTLDHTVILLVPQEPLASTLKSHPTFFWYVAEEVNLPLRFTLLELGEKPIIVKNISRPISGINAFKLPTSIPPLKKGKTYRWTVTIVCSDLIPSKNLYAKAWLKRVSGINASEISEYAFGEVWYDELSTSYENGDRQTFNRLLEEVNLSELNYNLKVNFINVSQ
- a CDS encoding CHASE2 domain-containing protein; the encoded protein is MTRFYPPLTAIAIGFVISIFSGAGSVLQGLEHQLYDSFLKLKPSTNSSEPSVIIVAMTETDIARYGFPLEDITLAKTLKEIKRQNPSAIGLDLHRNDSVGHGKTQLERIYQTTKNLIGIEKTDGGNPENISISAPPVLKKDRRTGASQLIEDSLNGMIRRGYLYVNSSKEKEPLPSLGLAVAYQHLQRSGIYPEGYGSQNSLKLGEVVFPKITIDYLDEKRCLAESDRDLPDLLSLLLHQASCISLNHLYRAEQIDGDQILINFPAAVPLIQKIAISKVLEGDIKPNLFENRMVFIGSIAETVGDYFLSPVELANDFPGNYGVEIHAAIAAQIVNAVAQTRMNVRLSSAWEQNTYILLSLLIVSAVGWYALDRQIFKQKKHTFVFLLVFAYSSIFILSSGFLAIMLGWWFPTATNLVTCLLSLSIVYVFSLRKSLNEERKRRKALQEIVLTQQRSKVFSSLSFQVAHTVRNKINSISGCTYNSILAVRELGELLDEYINLFLEEEEREEIKSSLEYLTEKLRTIDENNLIIANEIKKLYKERNDLKKVLESNSSNKLSNYFSFQVVDSINRVLENIKSKYNLQETNRRIDTIKNYNKADLQGVTIPIEIENAIENIVDNAFYYLLEKQKKSIFLDLTVTITVVKNSNTTITIKDNGIGIPLSNRQKIFTDFWTTKRETEGELGMGLGLYLAKEWIEAYRGTIEVDSVVGEYTEFKIVLPN